A stretch of DNA from Ctenopharyngodon idella isolate HZGC_01 chromosome 6, HZGC01, whole genome shotgun sequence:
ATTTGTTTCAAGGCTGGTTCTTATATTTTGTAATCAAATATGAGTTACCCAGGCCAGGTGTTGAGGAAGCACATTATTTTAGCTTATAATGTGATGTTTTCCACTAGAATCCCCAGGAATCAGCATTGAGGATAATAACAAAGGTTTGTATTTGGATGTATATTTCTGCATTtgtctgtatttatttgtcaCTATAGAAGTTTATGGAAGCATTGGTCAATTTAAGAAGCCATCACTGACACCGATCTTGCGAGTACAAATCGCACTTTGAAACTGATTCGCAGAAAACAGACGTCTTTGCTGGTGTATTACTGTGCTAAATGACATTCCAGCTAAAAAGATTTGTGTTTTGGAACTACATGATGACATTTATTGTACTAATCCCTTATTTGGCACTTCTTAAATGGTTAAAAAGGATAAAAACTTAATggtaaagaaagaaattacacatcaaaaaaaataattccCTAAAACACTTTGCTTATAGAAGTGGTTCTCAGGTGGTTATGTTTCAGGACACCATCAAGTGGTGACTCAAGGTactaaaaagtaaataaaaatgtccttcaatttcctgataatttactcacccccatgtcatccaagatgtttatgtctttctttcttcagtcgaaaagaaatgaaggtttttgaggaaaacattccaggatttttctccatatagtggacttcactggggttcaacgggttgaaggtccaaatgtcagtttcagtgcagcttcaaagagctctacatgatcccagacgaggaataagggtcttatctagagaaaccatcggtcattttcttcAACCTgctgaaccccagtgaagtccactatatggagaaaaatcctggaatgttttcctcaaaaaccttaatttcttttcgacagaagaaagaaagacataaacatcttggatgacatgggggtgagtaaattatcaggaaattaattctgaagtgaactaatcctttaaaaatcgAACATTGAGATGTATTAATATTGCCaacaatatgtaaaatacacaacccactttattttttgcagCATCATTCCTTAAAGGACTGTTTGCATTACAGGGATCAGCTCAAGGTTTTCCACACCCAAGTGCTTATGGAATacttatgatttattttaatcatcTGGCTGTGTACATGACAGATCACAACAGTGACAATAAGCTATGGTTCTCAAGGATTCAAATGTACTACTTTTCAGGGCACCAAAAAGCTTAATTTACACACTCCCTTGGTATCTTGAGTGAGATACATATATGTGCAATCTAAATCATGGCCCATATTAATCCTCCTTAAACACTTTAGGATTGTATTTTCTGCATTTAAGTCCTCATAACTTCAGAATTCTGAAATATTCACCTCAGGTATTATGGTGTCATGAAAAGACAGCAAAAGCCCAAGACAATGTCAATAGTAGAAATACCCTTTATTCTGCAATGATCGTCCGTGTAGCAGTAAATAGCCTATATGggcatagtgtgtgtgtgtgacatttAATTAATACAATATTAGAGTTCTAAAATGTGTATTAGATTTATAAACTGTTCATGTATAATGTGTGatcttaataaaaaatactttttcaaattgtttatgcatttacatgttttatatgttatatattaaaCATGTTTCAAATATTAGTATAGTCATCATttatatacacaaaatatataatcatagaGTAGTCTGGTAGGCCTTATGTTGCTGTGTTGGTAAAATGGATATATTTTgggagaaatatatatatatttaaaattattttaggtATTAGATGgatttatatttaatgattatgatgtttatgatgttttatatCCACTTCAATTTAAATACTAAAAGTGCAGAGGTAAtgattatatttttgtaaatataccTATTTTTATagagtttttattatttgtagcATTTGATTGATCTGTATATTTCGTAATTATTTGTCAttgttaatgttgtttatttgtatacTTATTGGTTatgatgattttgttttttattattttattgtgagAGATGTTATACATAGTATGATGTAATGATTTGACGGTATAGAGTCttaaaatattcttaaaataattgtttaaaatagcaataataaattaaaaattaatcatatgtatattctgtaaaatattttaataaattttattaaatacgatttatatcaaattaatattgttgttgttaatgttaatataacaataataaattaataacaaataaaaaaaacatttataattaataacaatataacgTGTATACAATGAACAGATTACTATGCGCAATTTCATATCCGCAGGCCTTATTCTTTAAAACCTAGAACGCGCCTTTTATCAGTATGCGCTGTGCAAGTTGCGCACATCCCGTAGCGGTTTTGATAATGGCGTCTGTCTCCGAGATGCGCTCGGCTTTGGAAAAATGAAGCGTAGAAGAGTCTATTTTCAGTGATTCACGCGGGGTTTCCATTTCGCGGACTTTGCCTCTCTATCCTCGCGGCAAGTTCAGGTTCCGATCTCAGTCGTGACACCCAGCCCGAGATGATGAAGCTCAAGTCGAACCAAACGCGCACCTATGATGGAGACGGGTACAAGAAGCGGGCCGCCTGCCTGTGCTTCAGGAACGAGACCGAGCAGGAGGTGAGTAAGTGACGGTTGAATGGGCCGCCGGGAGAGCGCGCGATGTTCGCGCCTCTCAACGCGTCAGCTGGCGAATCTCAAACGCTTTGGCAGCGCGTTAGCGGCGTGCTATCAGCGGTTAGCCCGGGACTAGTTAGCAGAGTTGGCCTAGCGTTAAACGACGCGACGAAAAATAATCAATGAAGCTTCACTACGAACGCGCGACTCGGTGACAGCTTGATTGATTCATTGACATTCATCTGATGTGGGATTGTGCTAAATCTCAGTTGAGATAAGACTTTCTTGTGTAGTGGTACTATGGTAACCATGtccaaaaaaacatggtaatgcTATTATTTTCCTTGAACACCACTAACAacaaaagtaccatggtattcaTGGTATATCCGATGGTAAAATTGATTTGaaatataccatggtactgaaatTCATATGTTCCATGAATATGGCAGGTTTTCCATACTCACAGTACTTCcaagaataccatggtacatcttatacatacttttttttgtaagtatCATCTAATACCATGAATTCTTTATAAACTAAACCACTTTATTCAGTTGTTTTAAAGCATCATTCAAACTGGTAAAATGAGAATTTCCAGTTGTGACAAAAAATAATGCTAACatctatatattatacatttataaaatgcacGTAAGATCAAATTTGATCCCAAATTCCATGGATTTTATCTTATACAAAAAAGAGAGGAACAAATCAGGATTTAGAAAGGCAAAAACTTGTGAAAATGTTCTTAtgtcagacatttttttttaaattgttcatAGGAACATTTCGGAAAACTGTTGTACGTTCACATTTAGGATCATCCTGCACTACATCTTTACAAATGAGACCCAGATGTTCACAAAAATGCTGAAATTACTTCTATTGTATGAAATATTTACccaaaaatagttaaaatgcTGGTAGATTTTGATCTGACATAAGGGGAACCATCGCTTCTGTTAATGAGCACTGGCCAATGATTATTTCACAATGGCCTATTATTAACTGGCCTGTCCGGTATATTGTTCAGTCACTGACTTTCAGCCCTTCTGATAGACTGATACCTTGTAATATGTGTCCACGCAGGTGTTATTGGTGAGCAGCAGCAGACATCCAGACAAATGGATCGTTCCTGGAGGAGGAATGGAGCCCGAGGAAGAGCCCAGCGTCGCTGCTGCCCGAGAAGTCTGTGAAGAGGtttgacttttattcagcacatgCACTTCTCTAGGATTATCATGCACAACATTCTATAAAAGGAAATGAATCATTGAAGTTTCACACACCGTTTGTAGGAGATCTCAGTGATTTCATCATTTTACAGTGTTAGAGCTTTATAGGTTTTTATGGCTAATGTGCATAAAACATAGAATTTCTGACTTAAATGCATACTTGTTTTGTAcgatatttacttaaaatagaTAAAGCTCAGTAAATTCTTGCTTTAAATCTTGGTGGAATGACTAATAGGCCTGATCATTTTAATATGGCCATATACCAGCTAATTAATTGCCTGACTGATGTATTAGGCCATGTTCAGACTGCCAGCAAAAATCTGAGTTTTTGCACATCCAGATGTTATCCAGATGGGTTTTTGAAAGTGTGgacagcaacaaaaaaaaaaaaaaaaaaaagcttgaaatCGGATTTTTTCCACATATTAGGGCTGTGCAATTGATTGCAATCGTGATTTGAGCACATGCAATTTCTAAATCGCATAAGactgcaattttatttattaatttatttatattttaattcagaatattTTGGATTTAGGAGAGAGGATGTGTCAGAGAGCAAGGTAATTTGCAAGACCTGTGAGATTATTGCAACGAAACGGGGCAATACAACAAACCTGTTCCAGCACTTGAAACAGCGCCATAAAAAACTGTATGATCAATGCATGTCGACAAAGTCCATCGAAACTAACAAAAGCACACCTCAAAGCCAGCTTGAACCAACTGAACATGTATCCATTGTTCAAGCATTTGCAAGCATCACGCCTTATGAGAAAAGATCAAAACGGCATATATATGCAAAGACATGGTGCCTGCGGACATCGTCAGTAAAGACGGCTTCCGAAGACTAATGCAAACACTCGACAAAAGATACCAAAAGATGCCATCTCTGTTTATCAAGCTGTTAATactatgttatttaattgtgaaatGTTTCGTTATGCACTTCTTGCGCGCTGAATACATTTAGAATGTAgcatatttgaaaaagcaaaaacagtagctaaaattgcaaataaaatcgcaattgcaatattcattaaaaaaaatcacaatatgattattttgtccATATTGCACAGCCCCACCACATATAGAGGTGGTTTGAAATGGGATTCCAATCAGATTTTTACAGATGCGTCTCAGTATAGACACTCCGGCTGCTCAAATTGCATTTCAGACTGTCTTTTGCGTCACTCTTAACACGACACACAATGATAATGTCAAAACTGGTGACGAAAATGCCGGAAGTATTTATATAGTGTTCAAATAGTATGTCCGAAGATTTCGGCATTTTCCTGTGCGACGGAGGGGCTCTGCACTGAAACTTGACAGGGCGCTTATTTGGAGAGcaatagggctgcacgattatttGAAATTAACCCTAAATCGTGCTTAAACCgtttggcttagtgcgattatgaaattgcaacggttgcaattattttattttcatgcacagcttgtcagtgaagcacggctctgtgatcagtagtaaatgctgctccatctgaaagcactgcgagtttgagtcgcttataacgTGCATTTGATAAAGCAACATGCGttaaacatctttccagacatgagaagcttTTATGAACCTCTTTtcgaacaaaaaaacaacatttaataacatgtttttactccaaactcacttcatgtTCGTTGAGTCTTTGAAATAACATCCTTCtatgagatgatgtggcttcttacacagaagaAGGCACACAACAAATCATTTCatagtattctatacagtgataaaggctatgtcgattagtattgcattataaatatactttattatcatgaaaatacctAAGACGAACtctgataaaaaatatattgtcgtagtcgtgtgtttattaaacatgtttaatCATTCAAAGCGTTTCaaacttctgtttattcagctacagcgatagccTGATGCCCACAGAGATTTCctgcattttctttcttctgcggggcatatttggagtttctgcgtgagagcgccctctggctttcagatggagcagtaTTTAGCTGTgcttcactgacaagctgcgcattaaaaaaaatcgcAGCCAGTTGCggtttaattttgattaatcgtGAGCGAGATGATGCACCTCCATTTTTCCTGCATCCATTTTGAAAGCCACTTGCAATTAATAGTGCAGGACAGTCTGCCTGAAAAGATCTgatttgagggaaaaaaacGATTTGGCTACAGTCTGAGCATAGCCTTCATAGTCAATCATTATTCTAACAATAACTGTAGTAACTCTGATGTTTAGGCATAAATTTTTTTCTTGAGCCATTGTTCAAAGATGGAAACTCTAGGTTTTCTCTCTGCTGACACTTAACCTATGGGGTTTCTCATAAAGAGAAGTGATAATGTTCCATCAGCTGAGATCCGCCACACTCTCTTTCTTTCGCTGGCCACCTGACAGACAGCGAACATGCTGCTCATTCTGCCGTGACGATCGCCTTACAGTTTTAAAGGGCATTACACTCAGATTAAGAGCTGCTCTTCACACCTCGACTGCCAGACAGTAGCCAAGAGTGACCGCGGACTATAAACGTACCATGACACAATGCCATCAGCGTTCAGCGTTgctaaatactttttatttagcaagaatgcattaaattgatcaaaagtgacagtaaagtcatttataatgtcacaaaagatttatatgaTGCTGTTTtgaaagtatcctgaaaaaaatgaaccAGGGTTTCctcaaaatatgaagcagcacaactgttttcaacattgataatatactgaagactggcgtaatgatgctgaaaattcagctttgatcacaggaataaattacattttacaatatattacaatagaaaatagttattttaaattgtaataacatttcacattattacagtttttactgtgtttggtgagcataagagacttctttcaaaaataggtaaaaaaaaaatcccaaacttttgaccggtagtgtatattacattttaaattaatgtaatagTATAATCACTAGTGGTCTCAGACATTTGGACCACCGCTTTATAATCAGGATTAAATTTAGACCATGTTTGACGGCAATCAACTACTCAAGTTGAGGTCAACCACCATGTTGTGTACATGACATTTGGCCTAAAGAGCGTCATGATGGATCGCTATCACTCAGGACGGGTGTAGACTGTCACTGACTGAAGAAGGCCTTCATGTTCCTACTTGAGTTCACCACTACATCAAAACAAACTGTCTTTTCTTGACCTCTGAAAACATATCAGCTGTCAGATTCCCACATACTGTCAGTCAGCAAACTGAAGAACCTCACATTATAATGACTGTCTCTTAAAATTCTTTGTTTTATAGGCTGGTGTCAAGGGCACTTTAGGAAGACTAGTAGGAATATTTGAGGTAAGTAGAAGTACTATGAGAAAGCATGGTGTTCTATAAAAGCTGATCAATTATTGttaagcatttaaaatgttgtgctgcttgtcttaactattttattgttttgttttatgctcAGAATCGAGATAGGAAACACAGAACGTATGTCTACGTTCTCATTGTTACCGAAGTTCTGGAAGATTGGGAGGATTCAGTAAACATTGGTTAGTACTTCTGAATAATACACTatccttcaaaagtttgggcttggtaagattttttttaaatatcaccaAATACACAGTaacacagtaatattgtgaaatgttattacaatttaaaataactggtttttattagaatatattgtaaaatgtaatttattcctgtgatgtaaagctgaattttcagcatcattactccagtctccagtgtcacatgatccttcagaaatcattctaatatgatgatttgctgctcaagaaacatttatgattattatcaatgttaaaagcagctgtgctgcttcatatttttgtagaaactgatacaattttttttcaggattctttgatgaatagaaagttcaaaagaacagcatttaattgaaatataaatcttttgtgacattataaatgtctttactgtcacctttgatcaatttaatgcattcttgctaaataaaagtattcatttctttaaaaaaaaatttgaacgGTACATCTAGAGTCAGCCTCAATGACACTTACATGCATATTATTTGCCGGTTAAAGGTCAGTAATCTAGTAGAATAATCAGCCTGAGTAAACTAAGAAATGCATGTTCTTTTCCTGTTATTCCTCTGTGGAAATACTGGAGATGTTTGCATTTGTTTCTCATAGCAcccagaagtgtgtgtgtgtgtgtgtgtatgtatgtatgtatgtatgtatgtatgtgaaggAATATTTCTATACATTGTATATAATGAATAAAGTGTGCACATGACACATAATTCAGATTAACACCGTCATGTGGCAGTGTTTAAGCAACATTTACAtcatgtacactatattgccaaaagttttgggacgcctgcctttatgtgcacatgaactttaataacatcccattcttaatctgtagggttcaatatggagttggcccaccctttgcagctataacagcttcaactcttctgggaaggctttccacaaggtgtaggagtgtgtttataggaatttttgaccattcttctagaagcgcatttgtgaggtcaggcagtgatgttggagaGAAAGCCTGGCTCGCaatctccgctctaattcatcccaaaggtgttctatcgggttgaggtcaggccagtcaagttcctctacaccaaactcgctcatccatgtctttctGGACCTTTCTGTGtccactggtgcgcagtcatgttggaacaggaaggggccatccccaaactgttcccacaaagttgggagcatgaaattgtccaaaatgtcttggtatgctgaagcattaagagttcctttcactggaactaaggggccaagcccaacccctgaaaaacaaccccacaccataatcccccctccaccaaactttacacttggcacaatgcagtcaggcaagtaccgttctcctggcaaccgccaaacccagactcatccatcggattgccagacagagaagcgtgattcgtcactccagagaacacgtctccactgctctagagtccagtggtggtgtgctttacaccactgcatcccacactttgcattgcacttgatgtaaggcttggatgcagctgctcggccatggaaacccattccatgaagctctctgcacactgttcttgagcgtggcctaccactttgtggctgagttgctgttgttcccaattgcttccactttgttatgataccactaacagttgactgtggaatatttagtagtgaggaaatttcacgaatggacttctTGCACAGGTGGCatcctatcacggtaccacgcttgaattcactgagctcctgagagtgacccattctttcacaaatgtttgtagaagcagtctgcatgcctaggtgcttgattttatacacctgtggccatggaagtgattggaacacctgaattcagtgatttgttggggtgtcccaatacttgtGGAAATATAGTGTATATCTCAAATAAGACCCAATtctaattaaagggatagttcacccaaaaatgaaaattctggcattaattactcaccctcgtgtcgttctaaacccgtaagaccttcgttcatcttcaattTTATGAATCGACACatcacgacgcatgcatgtTGTGTTGATACGAGAGCAGGCgcattggagattaatattttgttaataaagtggtaaattattttttttttttttcacaaacaaagcacttgcgtcgcttcataaaattgaggttaaaccactggagtcacatggattactttaatgatgtctttactacctttctggaccttgaaagtggtagttgcgtaggctgtcaatgaagggacagaaagctctcatatttccttaaaaagatcttcatttgtg
This window harbors:
- the nudt3b gene encoding diphosphoinositol polyphosphate phosphohydrolase 1, with the translated sequence MMKLKSNQTRTYDGDGYKKRAACLCFRNETEQEVLLVSSSRHPDKWIVPGGGMEPEEEPSVAAAREVCEEAGVKGTLGRLVGIFENRDRKHRTYVYVLIVTEVLEDWEDSVNIGRKREWFKIDDAIEVLQCHKPVQATYFTALQEGCLNSNGTPLVATIGGDMSPTYSINQSSVSDIR